A window of Rhizobium acidisoli contains these coding sequences:
- a CDS encoding aspartate/glutamate racemase family protein, translating to MKTIGLIGGMSFESSAVYYRLVNEMVRARKGGLASAELILHSVNFEEIVALQKAGDWAGAARRLGEVAARLEAAGAGCILICTNTMHLIADEVAGKISAPLIHIIDETAKSLHAAGRKRPLLLATRYTMEHGFYTDRMKSLGLDIMVPDAADRTTVHDIIFNELCAGRVHDSSREKLIDIIDRAAEHGADSIILGCTEICLILDPNRLPLPGFDTTTIHAHAAVDFALGDDEAETEEAA from the coding sequence ATGAAAACGATCGGCCTGATCGGCGGCATGAGTTTCGAAAGTTCGGCGGTCTATTACCGCCTCGTCAACGAGATGGTGCGCGCCCGCAAAGGCGGCCTCGCCTCGGCCGAGCTCATTCTGCATTCGGTCAATTTCGAGGAGATCGTCGCTCTTCAGAAGGCTGGCGACTGGGCTGGCGCGGCTCGCCGCCTCGGCGAGGTGGCAGCGCGTCTTGAGGCCGCGGGCGCCGGCTGTATCCTCATCTGCACCAACACCATGCACTTGATCGCCGATGAGGTCGCCGGCAAGATCTCCGCGCCGCTGATCCACATCATCGATGAGACGGCGAAATCGCTGCATGCGGCCGGCCGTAAGCGTCCGCTGCTGCTTGCCACCCGCTACACGATGGAGCACGGCTTCTACACCGACCGAATGAAGAGCCTCGGTCTCGACATTATGGTGCCCGACGCCGCCGACCGCACGACTGTGCACGACATCATCTTCAACGAGCTTTGCGCCGGCAGGGTGCACGACAGCTCGCGCGAAAAACTGATCGATATCATCGACCGCGCCGCAGAGCACGGCGCCGACAGCATCATCCTCGGCTGCACCGAGATCTGCCTGATCCTCGATCCCAACCGCCTGCCGCTGCCGGGCTTCGACACCACGACGATCCATGCCCATGCGGCGGTGGATTTCGCTCTCGGCGACGACGAAGCGGAAACGGAAGAAGCTGCGTGA
- a CDS encoding MFS transporter → MSISATAPDKAIPRALSPWLTFLFAAACGLVAANLYYGQPLAGPISAELGFTPAATGLIVTLTQIGYGLGLLLIVPLGDLTENRRLVLLLVAVSAVALIGAALASTPTAFLVASLCIGLSSVAVQVLVPFAANMAPDATRGQVVGNVMSGLLCGIMLARPFASFVAEASSWHVVYYITAALMIVLAVILRANLPVRVPTTKLRYGELLASMGHLALTSRVLQRRALYQAGMFGAFSLFWTTTPLLLASPAFGLTQNGIALFALAGAAGAIASPIAGRLADRGMTKIASTLAMLLGMASFLISHFAANGSLTALILLTVAAIMLDFGVTTNLVCGQRAIYGLNPEHRSRLNGLFMATFFAGGALGSALGGWAYATGGWSMTAWIGFAFPALAFLLFLTEGRGK, encoded by the coding sequence ATGAGCATTTCAGCCACCGCGCCGGATAAGGCCATTCCAAGGGCGCTATCCCCCTGGCTCACCTTTCTTTTTGCCGCCGCCTGCGGGCTGGTGGCCGCCAATCTCTATTACGGCCAGCCGCTTGCCGGCCCGATCAGCGCCGAGCTCGGCTTCACGCCTGCCGCAACCGGCCTGATCGTCACACTGACGCAGATCGGCTACGGCCTCGGCCTGCTGCTGATCGTGCCGCTCGGCGATCTCACGGAGAACCGCCGGCTCGTGCTGCTGCTGGTTGCCGTCTCTGCTGTCGCGCTGATCGGTGCGGCGCTGGCTTCGACACCCACAGCCTTCCTCGTCGCCTCGCTCTGCATCGGCCTTTCATCGGTCGCCGTTCAGGTCCTGGTTCCCTTTGCCGCCAACATGGCGCCCGATGCGACACGCGGCCAGGTCGTCGGCAACGTCATGAGCGGCCTGCTCTGCGGCATCATGCTGGCTCGCCCCTTCGCCAGCTTCGTCGCCGAGGCCTCGTCCTGGCATGTGGTTTATTACATCACCGCAGCGCTGATGATCGTGCTCGCCGTCATCCTGCGCGCCAACCTGCCGGTGCGCGTGCCGACGACGAAGCTGCGCTACGGCGAGCTGCTGGCTTCCATGGGCCATCTGGCACTGACTTCACGCGTGCTGCAGCGCCGGGCACTTTATCAGGCCGGCATGTTCGGCGCCTTCAGCCTGTTCTGGACGACGACGCCGCTGCTGCTTGCAAGCCCGGCCTTCGGCCTGACGCAAAACGGCATCGCCCTCTTTGCGCTTGCCGGCGCTGCCGGCGCCATCGCCTCGCCGATCGCCGGGCGGCTTGCCGATCGCGGCATGACGAAGATCGCCTCGACGCTTGCCATGCTGCTCGGCATGGCTTCCTTCCTGATCAGCCATTTCGCAGCGAACGGCTCACTAACCGCCCTGATTCTGCTGACTGTGGCGGCGATCATGCTCGATTTCGGGGTGACGACCAATCTCGTCTGCGGCCAGCGCGCCATCTATGGCTTGAACCCGGAACATCGCAGCCGGCTGAACGGCCTGTTCATGGCCACCTTCTTCGCCGGCGGCGCGCTCGGCTCGGCGCTCGGCGGCTGGGCCTATGCCACCGGCGGCTGGTCGATGACCGCCTGGATCGGCTTCGCCTTCCCGGCGCTCGCCTTCCTGCTGTTCCTGACGGAAGGGCGCGGCAAGTAA
- a CDS encoding Lrp/AsnC family transcriptional regulator, whose protein sequence is MLDDRDRRILDMLQKDAGISVTDLAEYVALSVSACSRRIQRLEESGHILRRIIVLDRERMGVPTTVFALVKTAHHSDEWTETFRRIISDIPEIVEAHRLTGNHDYILKIVLPRVEHYDVIYKQIVRKLELFDVSASISMEELKHGMAIPVGYAR, encoded by the coding sequence ATGCTTGATGATCGTGACAGACGCATTCTCGACATGCTGCAGAAAGATGCAGGCATATCCGTGACCGATCTGGCCGAGTACGTGGCGTTATCGGTTTCGGCCTGCTCGCGGCGCATCCAGCGGCTGGAGGAAAGCGGCCATATCCTTCGGCGCATCATCGTGCTTGACCGGGAAAGGATGGGCGTGCCGACGACGGTCTTTGCGCTCGTCAAGACAGCACACCATTCCGACGAATGGACGGAAACCTTCCGCCGGATCATCAGCGACATCCCCGAGATCGTCGAGGCGCACCGGCTGACCGGCAATCACGATTACATTCTGAAGATCGTGCTGCCGCGCGTCGAGCATTACGATGTCATCTATAAGCAGATCGTGCGCAAGCTGGAACTCTTCGACGTCTCGGCGTCGATCTCGATGGAAGAGTTGAAACATGGAATGGCGATACCCGTGGGCTATGCCCGATAA
- a CDS encoding ATP-dependent DNA helicase, protein MQFAPQQDEALKAVSKWLNEGRSPLFRLFGYAGTGKTTLAKHFAENVDGDVLFAAFTGKAAQVLRSRGASNAKTIHSLIYRPRGEEAVEDEETGKTSIAPMFSINRQSPVAKAALIIVDECSMVDEALGRDLMSFGTPILVLGDPGQLPPVSGGGYFTNQDPDYLLTDIHRQARDNPIIKLAMQVREGNEVMYGDYGTAKVISKNEVTQDLVMKADQVLVGTNRTRRRYNQRLRELKGFNAEYPQTGDKLVCLRNDPAKGLLNGSLWQVMTSSKETTKPGINLLVRPEDDDMDRGAAKIKLLKQAFEDVEGEIPWNTRKRYDEFDYGYALTVHKAQGSQWNDVVLFDESWAFRDTRERWLYTAITRAAETLTIVR, encoded by the coding sequence ATGCAATTTGCGCCGCAACAAGACGAAGCCCTCAAGGCTGTTTCGAAATGGCTGAATGAAGGGCGCTCGCCGCTCTTTCGCCTGTTCGGCTATGCCGGAACGGGGAAGACGACGCTTGCCAAGCATTTCGCCGAGAATGTCGACGGCGACGTGCTGTTTGCCGCCTTCACCGGTAAGGCCGCACAAGTGCTGCGCTCGCGCGGCGCTTCCAACGCCAAGACGATCCATTCGCTGATCTACCGCCCACGCGGCGAGGAGGCGGTGGAGGACGAGGAAACCGGCAAGACCTCGATCGCACCGATGTTTTCGATCAACCGGCAAAGCCCGGTCGCCAAGGCGGCGCTGATCATCGTCGACGAATGCTCGATGGTGGACGAGGCTCTCGGCAGGGATCTGATGAGCTTCGGCACGCCGATCCTGGTGCTCGGCGATCCCGGCCAGCTGCCGCCGGTCAGCGGCGGCGGTTACTTCACCAATCAGGATCCGGATTATCTGCTCACCGATATTCACCGGCAGGCCCGTGACAATCCGATCATCAAGCTCGCCATGCAGGTGCGCGAGGGCAATGAGGTGATGTACGGCGACTACGGCACGGCCAAGGTGATCTCGAAGAACGAGGTGACGCAGGATCTCGTGATGAAAGCCGACCAGGTACTCGTCGGCACCAACAGGACGCGGCGGCGCTACAATCAGCGCCTGCGCGAGTTGAAAGGCTTCAATGCCGAGTATCCGCAGACCGGCGACAAACTCGTCTGCCTCCGCAACGATCCGGCCAAGGGCCTGCTCAACGGCTCGCTCTGGCAGGTGATGACCTCGTCCAAGGAAACGACGAAGCCCGGCATCAATCTTCTCGTCCGGCCCGAAGACGACGACATGGATCGTGGCGCTGCCAAGATCAAGCTCCTGAAACAGGCCTTCGAGGATGTCGAAGGGGAAATCCCCTGGAATACCCGCAAGCGCTACGACGAGTTCGACTACGGCTATGCGCTGACCGTTCACAAGGCGCAGGGTTCACAATGGAACGACGTCGTGCTCTTCGACGAGAGCTGGGCGTTTCGCGATACGCGGGAACGCTGGCTTTATACGGCGATCACACGCGCGGCGGAGACGCTGACGATCGTGCGCTGA
- a CDS encoding pyridoxine 5'-phosphate synthase has product MPAKLSVNLNAVAMLRNRRDLPWPSVEALGRIALASGASGLTVHPRPDQRHIRFSDLPVIRNLIDDEFPNAEFNIEGYPTQEFFDLCAGAAPEQVTLVPDDPAQATSDHGWDFRTHRAFLTDAVARLKTMGCRVSLFADGDGDAEAVEIAKAVGADRIELYTGPYGGCYDAPERAAPILEALGRTADAALAIGLAVNAGHDLTVANLPDLVKRIPALAEVSIGHGLTADALEYGMAETVRRFCRACGQAV; this is encoded by the coding sequence ATGCCCGCCAAGCTCTCCGTGAACCTCAACGCCGTCGCCATGCTGCGCAACCGACGCGACCTGCCCTGGCCGAGCGTCGAAGCGCTGGGGCGAATCGCCCTTGCGTCAGGCGCGAGCGGTCTGACGGTGCATCCGCGCCCCGACCAGCGCCACATTCGCTTTTCCGACCTGCCGGTCATCCGCAATCTGATCGATGACGAATTCCCGAACGCCGAGTTCAACATCGAAGGTTATCCCACGCAGGAATTTTTCGACCTCTGCGCCGGAGCCGCGCCCGAGCAGGTGACGCTGGTGCCTGACGATCCCGCGCAGGCGACCTCGGATCACGGCTGGGATTTCCGCACGCACCGGGCATTTCTGACCGATGCCGTCGCACGGCTGAAGACGATGGGATGCCGGGTCTCGCTGTTTGCCGACGGCGACGGGGATGCTGAAGCCGTCGAGATCGCCAAGGCCGTCGGCGCCGACCGGATCGAACTTTATACCGGTCCCTATGGCGGCTGTTACGACGCGCCGGAACGGGCGGCCCCGATCCTCGAAGCGCTCGGCCGGACAGCGGATGCGGCGCTGGCGATCGGCCTTGCCGTCAATGCCGGCCACGACCTGACGGTCGCAAACCTGCCTGATCTGGTGAAGCGCATTCCGGCGCTTGCCGAAGTCTCGATCGGCCACGGGCTGACGGCTGATGCGCTTGAGTATGGCATGGCCGAGACGGTGCGGCGGTTCTGCCGGGCGTGCGGGCAGGCGGTTTGA
- a CDS encoding carboxymuconolactone decarboxylase family protein, with product MTQRLNYAQQSPELFKKFMEFSMALRSSVIDEKLQALIEIRASQINECGFCLDMHVKQAKIHGETELRLHHVAIWRESNLFVPRERAALAWTEALTKLPEGGIPDEIYERVRGQLSEKEISDLTFVVMAINAWNRVNVGFKTVPGSADKAYGLDKAGLN from the coding sequence ATGACCCAGCGATTGAACTACGCCCAGCAGTCCCCCGAGCTTTTCAAGAAGTTCATGGAATTCAGCATGGCATTGCGCAGCAGCGTGATCGACGAGAAGCTTCAGGCCCTGATCGAGATCCGCGCTTCGCAGATCAACGAATGCGGCTTTTGCCTCGACATGCATGTGAAGCAGGCAAAGATCCATGGCGAAACGGAACTGCGGCTCCATCACGTCGCCATCTGGCGGGAATCGAACCTCTTCGTCCCCCGCGAGCGTGCAGCCCTTGCCTGGACCGAAGCGTTGACGAAACTTCCAGAAGGCGGCATTCCCGACGAGATTTACGAACGGGTTCGCGGCCAGCTTTCCGAAAAGGAAATCTCCGACCTGACCTTCGTCGTCATGGCCATCAATGCCTGGAACCGCGTCAATGTCGGCTTCAAAACCGTTCCCGGTTCGGCCGACAAGGCCTACGGCCTCGACAAGGCCGGCTTGAACTAA
- a CDS encoding winged helix-turn-helix transcriptional regulator, with protein sequence MSGAVVSLKNRMPGARREIDLAGLDFSNCPVRDMMQQIGGKWSTLLLEVLAAEPRRFGELRRMLPDISQRMLTQTLRDLQRDGYIAREVFPTKPPSVEYSMTELGRSLYLPLSQLLNWAEANHDAVRAARSRFDSADS encoded by the coding sequence ATGAGCGGCGCGGTCGTCAGTCTGAAAAACAGGATGCCGGGGGCGCGGCGCGAGATCGATCTTGCCGGCCTTGATTTTTCCAACTGCCCGGTCAGGGACATGATGCAGCAGATCGGCGGAAAATGGTCGACGCTGCTGCTCGAAGTGCTGGCGGCGGAGCCCCGTCGGTTCGGCGAGCTCAGGCGGATGCTGCCCGATATTTCCCAGCGCATGCTGACACAGACGCTGCGCGACCTGCAGAGGGACGGTTATATCGCTCGCGAGGTCTTCCCGACCAAACCGCCGAGCGTCGAATATTCCATGACCGAACTCGGCCGCTCGCTCTACCTGCCGCTGTCGCAACTGTTGAACTGGGCGGAAGCCAACCATGATGCCGTCCGCGCCGCCCGTTCGCGTTTCGATTCTGCCGATAGCTAG
- a CDS encoding TetR/AcrR family transcriptional regulator produces the protein MNATTLDHEKTRSRGRPREFDAEAALDAALRVFSERGYHAASISELTEAMGLAAGSVYKAFGDKRGIFLAAFDRYRAVRRGLLDARLARAETGRDKLHALITFFAGSSHGEIGRQGCLVVGSAGDLALFDAEAAERVATAFITDETLLADLIRLGQSDGSISADIDVSAVALALLCLTKGMRVIGKTERSGEEMAAAAGAAMKLVT, from the coding sequence ATGAACGCAACAACCCTCGATCATGAGAAGACCCGCAGCCGCGGCCGTCCGCGGGAATTCGACGCCGAGGCGGCACTCGACGCGGCGCTACGCGTCTTTTCCGAGCGCGGCTATCATGCTGCCTCGATCAGTGAACTCACGGAGGCCATGGGGCTTGCCGCCGGCAGCGTCTACAAGGCTTTCGGCGACAAACGCGGCATCTTCCTTGCCGCCTTCGACCGCTACCGCGCCGTGCGTCGCGGCCTGCTCGATGCCAGGCTGGCACGTGCCGAGACCGGCCGCGATAAGCTCCATGCGCTCATCACCTTCTTTGCCGGCTCTTCGCACGGTGAAATCGGCCGGCAGGGCTGCCTCGTCGTCGGCAGCGCCGGCGATCTCGCCCTCTTCGATGCAGAGGCGGCCGAACGCGTCGCCACCGCCTTCATCACCGACGAGACGCTTCTCGCCGACCTCATCCGCCTCGGCCAGTCCGATGGCTCGATTTCGGCGGATATCGATGTATCGGCGGTAGCGCTTGCGCTTCTCTGCCTCACCAAGGGCATGCGCGTCATCGGCAAAACGGAACGCAGCGGCGAAGAAATGGCTGCCGCTGCCGGAGCCGCGATGAAGCTGGTGACCTGA
- a CDS encoding LysR family transcriptional regulator, producing the protein MDIVSALRTFQRVVETGSFSAAAHDLDVTQPAVSRQVAALEGHFNTRLLHRTTSGLSLTAEGERMLPMALRILEAVEELGDATGSDGVMASGKVRLSVPAPLGLYLSEQLGDLLAAHPKLSVELLFREQSSDMIEERLDLEVRLGSVADSSLVCRRIGWTTAFLVASPAYLARKAPPRTPKDIKDHECLCYNRAGDAATWSFSNGSEDISVRISPRLTACSAVAIHRAALAGAGLAVLSHIIAVPDIIAGRLIPVMEDFQPSRLPITVVYPSRRNMPLRVKTVLDFLTDAIGRDPSMCASGLDRRWEG; encoded by the coding sequence ATGGATATCGTTTCGGCATTGCGGACCTTCCAGCGCGTCGTGGAGACGGGCTCGTTTTCGGCGGCGGCGCACGATCTCGACGTGACGCAGCCGGCGGTCTCGCGGCAGGTCGCAGCCCTTGAGGGTCATTTCAACACGCGCCTCCTGCACCGCACGACGAGCGGCCTGTCGCTGACGGCGGAGGGGGAGCGCATGCTGCCGATGGCGCTCAGAATTCTCGAAGCAGTGGAGGAGCTCGGCGATGCTACTGGATCGGACGGCGTCATGGCTTCCGGGAAGGTCAGGCTCAGTGTTCCGGCACCGCTCGGCCTCTATCTCAGCGAGCAGCTGGGCGATCTTCTTGCCGCCCACCCGAAACTTTCCGTCGAACTGCTCTTCAGGGAGCAGAGTTCCGATATGATCGAGGAGCGTCTCGACCTCGAAGTGCGCCTCGGCTCGGTCGCCGACAGCAGCCTCGTCTGCCGCCGGATCGGCTGGACGACGGCCTTCCTCGTCGCATCGCCCGCCTATCTCGCGCGCAAGGCGCCGCCGCGGACGCCGAAGGACATCAAGGACCATGAATGCCTGTGCTACAACAGGGCGGGCGATGCCGCGACATGGTCGTTCTCCAACGGCTCCGAAGACATTTCAGTTCGGATCTCGCCGCGGCTGACCGCCTGCAGTGCCGTCGCCATTCACAGGGCAGCCCTTGCCGGCGCGGGCCTGGCGGTGCTTTCCCATATCATCGCCGTGCCCGATATTATCGCCGGCCGGCTGATCCCCGTGATGGAGGATTTCCAGCCGAGCCGCCTGCCGATCACCGTTGTCTACCCCTCGCGGCGAAACATGCCGCTGCGCGTCAAGACGGTTCTGGATTTTCTGACCGATGCCATCGGGCGGGATCCGTCGATGTGCGCAAGCGGCTTGGACCGTCGCTGGGAGGGATGA
- a CDS encoding bifunctional helix-turn-helix transcriptional regulator/GNAT family N-acetyltransferase, which translates to MSDTALIETARDFNRFYTNFLGLLNKAYLDSPFTLTDARILFEIGSHDGISAAALVRDLHLDPAYLSRILKRFRTEGLIETSPDPADLRSQIINVTDRGRVQFEELGRRANAQIAARFDNLAIGEPQAVVSAMDTIRLLLDPAAKPAPAIIRAHRAGDIGWIVQSQGRFYAEEYGWDLRFEALVAEVAGKFLANFDPAKEYCWIAERGGVNVGSVLVTNGGDGVAKLRLLYVDKSARGLGLGKLLVDECIRFCRQKGYRELQLWTNDMLETARAIYVKSGFRLVSEERHRMFGPEANGQNWLLTL; encoded by the coding sequence ATGTCCGATACCGCCCTCATCGAAACGGCCCGCGATTTCAACCGCTTCTATACGAATTTCCTCGGCCTCTTGAACAAGGCCTATCTCGACTCCCCCTTCACGCTGACGGATGCCCGCATTCTCTTCGAGATCGGCTCGCATGACGGCATCAGCGCCGCAGCCCTTGTCCGCGATCTGCATCTCGACCCGGCCTATCTCAGCCGCATCCTCAAGCGCTTTCGCACCGAGGGTCTGATCGAGACCAGTCCGGATCCGGCCGACCTGCGCAGCCAGATCATCAATGTCACCGATCGGGGACGCGTGCAGTTCGAGGAACTCGGCCGGCGCGCCAATGCCCAGATCGCCGCCCGCTTCGACAATCTGGCGATCGGCGAACCGCAAGCCGTCGTCTCGGCCATGGACACGATCCGCCTCCTGCTCGACCCGGCGGCCAAGCCCGCACCCGCCATCATCCGCGCCCACCGCGCCGGCGATATCGGCTGGATCGTTCAGAGCCAGGGCCGCTTCTACGCCGAGGAATATGGCTGGGACCTGCGCTTCGAGGCGCTTGTCGCCGAGGTCGCCGGCAAATTCCTCGCCAATTTCGATCCCGCCAAGGAATATTGCTGGATTGCCGAACGCGGCGGCGTCAATGTCGGCTCGGTCCTCGTCACCAATGGCGGCGATGGCGTCGCCAAGCTGCGGCTGCTCTATGTCGACAAATCAGCCCGCGGCCTCGGGCTCGGCAAGCTGCTGGTCGACGAATGCATCCGCTTTTGCAGGCAGAAAGGCTATCGCGAGCTCCAGCTCTGGACCAACGACATGCTGGAAACCGCCCGCGCCATCTACGTCAAATCGGGCTTCCGACTTGTCTCCGAGGAGAGACATCGCATGTTCGGCCCGGAAGCGAATGGCCAGAACTGGCTTCTCACACTCTGA
- a CDS encoding NmrA family NAD(P)-binding protein, translating to MSETILVTGAAGQLGQRVIHHLIETYKVAPGTIVAATRSPEKLAELANKGVVTRKADFDDAAGLEKAFAGVDRLLIISTDALDTPGKRLAQHKAAVAAAAKAGVKHIAYTSMPSPDDSLVTFAPDHLGSENAIKASGLAYTIIRDAWYHDNYLHSMPHNLQGGKWYSATGDGKVSTISRDDCALAIAAALASGTSDSATYTLTGAASLNNRQIAAIAAEAAGKPLEVVDVNDEQLGQGMLGAGLPGFVADMLVSADANIRAGKFDIVTEDFTKLTGKQPQSLKDFFVAHKAALTAAGNAGGH from the coding sequence ATGAGCGAAACCATCCTGGTCACCGGCGCTGCCGGACAGCTCGGCCAGCGCGTCATCCATCACCTCATCGAGACCTACAAGGTCGCCCCCGGCACGATTGTCGCGGCGACGCGAAGCCCGGAAAAGCTCGCTGAACTCGCAAACAAGGGCGTCGTCACCCGCAAGGCCGATTTCGATGACGCGGCAGGCCTCGAGAAGGCGTTCGCCGGCGTCGACCGCCTGCTGATCATCAGCACCGATGCGCTGGATACCCCCGGCAAACGCCTCGCCCAGCACAAGGCGGCCGTTGCCGCTGCCGCCAAGGCTGGCGTCAAGCACATCGCCTATACCTCGATGCCGTCACCGGACGATTCGCTCGTCACCTTCGCGCCGGATCATCTCGGCAGCGAAAACGCCATCAAGGCGAGCGGCCTCGCCTACACGATCATCCGCGACGCCTGGTATCACGACAATTACCTGCACAGCATGCCGCACAACCTGCAGGGCGGCAAATGGTACAGCGCCACCGGCGACGGCAAGGTCTCGACCATCTCGCGTGACGACTGCGCCCTGGCGATCGCCGCCGCCCTTGCCTCCGGCACATCGGACAGCGCCACCTACACGCTGACCGGCGCGGCGTCGCTCAACAACCGCCAGATCGCCGCCATCGCCGCCGAAGCCGCCGGCAAGCCGCTCGAAGTGGTCGACGTCAATGATGAGCAGCTCGGCCAGGGCATGCTCGGCGCCGGCCTCCCCGGCTTCGTCGCCGACATGCTGGTGTCGGCCGACGCCAACATCCGCGCCGGCAAGTTCGACATCGTCACCGAGGATTTCACCAAGCTGACGGGCAAACAGCCGCAATCGCTGAAGGATTTCTTCGTGGCGCATAAGGCTGCTTTGACGGCGGCTGGAAACGCCGGAGGCCACTGA
- a CDS encoding MerR family transcriptional regulator, translating into MPDGSKRLFAAAGIASEARSKYRFLPSAALPPDLPDGPVPIADMANAFGVTHRTLHFYEEKGLISANRIGLMRVYGQDDVMRMAVITVCRETGMPIAVIQELMDELRKADSQERAEAMFREALQVRKRELTAEMSTLHRQLQQVGDLLDYDDSVEEPPLNDNQDSASLTPQERRCLELMAEGYSTQRIARALDLKHDETRDLEAGIILKFRANNRFQAIAKAVLLGIVQA; encoded by the coding sequence ATGCCAGACGGTTCCAAACGCCTGTTTGCTGCCGCCGGTATCGCTTCGGAGGCCCGGTCGAAATACCGGTTTCTGCCTTCGGCCGCGCTGCCGCCGGATCTACCGGATGGTCCGGTGCCAATCGCCGATATGGCCAACGCATTCGGCGTTACGCACAGGACACTGCATTTCTACGAAGAAAAGGGGTTGATTTCGGCCAATCGCATCGGGCTGATGCGGGTCTACGGCCAAGACGACGTGATGCGCATGGCGGTTATCACCGTCTGCCGCGAGACCGGCATGCCGATTGCCGTCATCCAGGAATTGATGGACGAGCTTCGCAAGGCCGATTCGCAGGAAAGAGCCGAGGCGATGTTCCGCGAAGCGCTGCAGGTGCGCAAGCGCGAGCTGACGGCCGAGATGTCGACGCTGCACCGCCAGCTCCAGCAGGTGGGCGACCTTCTGGATTACGACGACAGTGTCGAAGAGCCGCCGCTCAACGACAACCAGGACAGCGCAAGTCTGACCCCGCAGGAGCGGCGTTGCCTGGAACTGATGGCGGAGGGCTATTCCACCCAGCGAATCGCCCGAGCGCTCGATCTGAAGCATGATGAGACCAGGGATCTCGAAGCCGGAATCATCCTGAAATTCCGCGCCAACAACCGCTTCCAAGCGATCGCCAAGGCCGTTCTGCTCGGCATCGTACAGGCATAA
- a CDS encoding SDR family oxidoreductase: MKIVVIGGTGLIGSKTVERLRQKGHEVIAASPNSGVNTITGEGLAAALEGAEVVLDLANSPSFEDKAVLEFFEISGRNLLAAEKIAGVKHHIALSVVGTERLQDSGYFRGKLAQEKLIKASGIPYTIVHSTQFMEFLNGIAQSGTIGQTVRLSPAFVQPIASDDVADAMADVALSAPANATIEISGPERARLSELVARYLKAIKDPRIVEADPEAKYFGVRLNDQSLVSDDNPRLGSITFEQWFAKSAQPK, translated from the coding sequence ATGAAAATCGTTGTCATCGGCGGAACCGGCCTCATCGGTTCAAAAACTGTCGAACGCCTGCGCCAGAAGGGACATGAGGTGATTGCTGCCTCGCCGAACTCAGGCGTCAATACGATCACGGGAGAAGGACTGGCAGCGGCGCTCGAGGGCGCGGAAGTCGTGCTCGACCTTGCCAATTCACCCTCCTTCGAAGACAAGGCCGTTCTCGAATTCTTCGAGATCTCGGGGCGCAATCTTCTCGCCGCCGAGAAGATTGCTGGCGTCAAGCACCATATCGCGCTCTCCGTCGTCGGCACCGAGCGGCTGCAGGACAGCGGCTATTTCCGCGGCAAGCTCGCCCAGGAAAAGCTGATCAAGGCGTCGGGCATTCCCTATACCATCGTGCATTCGACGCAGTTCATGGAATTCCTGAACGGCATCGCCCAGTCCGGCACCATCGGCCAGACGGTTCGCCTGTCGCCGGCCTTTGTGCAGCCGATCGCCTCCGACGATGTCGCCGACGCCATGGCTGACGTGGCGCTGTCGGCCCCCGCCAACGCCACGATCGAAATATCAGGTCCGGAACGGGCGCGGTTGAGCGAACTCGTCGCCCGATATCTGAAGGCCATAAAAGACCCGCGCATCGTCGAGGCCGATCCGGAAGCGAAATATTTCGGCGTCCGGCTCAACGACCAGTCGCTCGTTTCCGACGACAACCCGCGGCTCGGTTCGATCACCTTCGAACAATGGTTCGCAAAATCCGCCCAGCCGAAGTGA